Proteins from a single region of Chryseobacterium sp. W4I1:
- a CDS encoding SDR family oxidoreductase encodes MKTTGNTVFISGGSAGIGLAIAKKLSAEGNKIIINGRNEERLQAALQQLNDAVAIQGDLSVEADRLRIAEELKTTYPEVNIIVNNAGAAFAYLLNGTENAHEKAALEMNTNYLSVIHFTELLLPHLVGKGEAAVVNISSIAVFRSHKMLPTYSASKAALHGYTTALRDTYEDQGNVHIYEVYPPLVNTEFSAEIGGANGIPPSEVADELFLALERNQFDVPVGDSKQFFAKEPA; translated from the coding sequence ATGAAAACAACAGGAAATACAGTATTCATAAGCGGCGGAAGTGCCGGAATAGGTTTAGCTATCGCTAAAAAATTAAGCGCAGAAGGAAATAAGATCATCATCAACGGACGAAATGAAGAACGCCTTCAGGCCGCATTGCAACAGTTGAATGATGCCGTAGCCATTCAGGGTGATCTTTCTGTAGAGGCAGACAGGCTGCGTATCGCAGAAGAACTGAAAACAACGTACCCGGAGGTAAATATCATTGTCAACAATGCAGGCGCAGCTTTTGCTTATCTTTTAAACGGAACTGAAAATGCACATGAAAAAGCGGCACTTGAAATGAATACTAACTATCTTAGTGTCATTCATTTTACAGAACTGCTGCTGCCTCATCTGGTTGGGAAAGGAGAAGCTGCTGTAGTCAATATTTCATCTATTGCCGTCTTTAGAAGTCACAAAATGCTGCCGACTTATAGTGCTTCCAAAGCAGCTTTACACGGCTACACGACAGCATTACGAGACACTTATGAAGATCAGGGAAATGTACATATCTATGAAGTCTATCCTCCACTGGTTAATACAGAATTTTCTGCAGAAATAGGGGGTGCCAACGGAATTCCGCCTTCTGAAGTAGCTGATGAATTATTTTTGGCTCTTGAAAGAAATCAGTTTGATGTCCCGGTGGGGGATTCCAAACAGTTTTTCGCAAAAGAACCTGCTTAA
- a CDS encoding NADP-dependent oxidoreductase: protein MKAFSISRYKKDGELQLVNLPEPSVKEDEVLVEIHAASVNQLDSKIKSGEFKMILPYKMPLILGHDVAGVIRKTGSKVKNFKTGDEIYARASDFHIGTFAEFISISEKDVALKPNNLTMEEAASVPLVGLTAWQALVEKSNVQSGQKVFIQAGSGGVGTFAIQLAKYLGATVATTASQKNFDLLKSLGADVLIDYKTQNFEDVLINYDVVLNSQDNKTLEKSLGILKSKGKVISISGPPTPLFANELDLPWYVKLVTKLLSSKVRRRAQKKNIDYYFLFMRANGKQLAEITRLIEAEKIKPVIDKVFSFEHTNDALSYVESGHAKGKVVIKMK, encoded by the coding sequence ATGAAAGCATTCAGTATTAGTCGTTATAAAAAAGACGGTGAACTCCAATTGGTAAATTTGCCCGAGCCTTCTGTAAAAGAAGATGAAGTTTTAGTGGAGATTCATGCAGCGAGTGTCAATCAGTTAGATTCTAAAATAAAAAGTGGTGAATTTAAAATGATTTTGCCTTACAAAATGCCACTTATTTTAGGACATGATGTAGCCGGAGTCATCAGAAAAACAGGCTCAAAAGTGAAAAACTTTAAGACAGGTGATGAAATTTATGCAAGAGCTTCGGATTTTCATATCGGTACTTTTGCAGAGTTTATTTCAATCAGTGAAAAGGATGTTGCCTTAAAGCCGAATAATCTGACTATGGAAGAAGCAGCTTCTGTTCCGTTAGTAGGCTTAACGGCCTGGCAGGCTTTGGTTGAGAAATCTAATGTACAGAGCGGTCAGAAAGTTTTTATTCAGGCAGGGTCCGGTGGCGTGGGAACTTTTGCCATTCAGCTGGCAAAATATTTAGGCGCAACGGTAGCAACCACTGCAAGCCAAAAAAATTTCGATCTTTTGAAAAGCCTTGGTGCCGATGTATTGATCGATTATAAAACACAGAACTTTGAAGATGTTCTGATAAATTATGATGTAGTGCTGAACAGCCAGGATAATAAAACCCTTGAAAAATCATTGGGGATCTTAAAATCAAAAGGAAAAGTCATTTCAATTTCCGGCCCGCCTACTCCTTTATTTGCTAACGAATTGGATTTGCCTTGGTACGTAAAACTCGTTACAAAATTGTTGAGCAGTAAGGTTAGAAGAAGGGCTCAGAAAAAGAATATAGATTATTATTTTCTCTTTATGAGAGCCAATGGAAAGCAGCTGGCAGAAATTACACGGTTGATAGAAGCTGAAAAAATAAAGCCTGTCATCGACAAAGTTTTCTCCTTCGAACATACGAATGATGCATTAAGTTATGTAGAAAGTGGTCATGCAAAAGGAAAAGTAGTCATAAAGATGAAATAG
- the metE gene encoding 5-methyltetrahydropteroyltriglutamate--homocysteine S-methyltransferase, with protein sequence MQTHILGYPRIGSKRELKKACEQYWSGKTSLTELLKVGNTISQQNWKLQQEAGIDLIPCNDFSFYDQVLDMILTLGAIPERYLEIASQKAELDLYFAMARGYQKDGLDITAMEMTKWFDTNYHYIVPEFQKNQQFSLFSQKIINEFISAKQAGVNAKPVIIGPLTYLLLGKEKEEGFDKLDLIGNLLPVYIEILKDLQSHGAEWIQFDEPFLGLDLSKKAKETYQSVYKELRREFPDLKFIIATYFEGLKDNLSLATSLPADVLHIDLVRCPEQLDEILNIIPQTLSLSLGIVDGRNIWKNDFEKSLNFIEKAVNAIGSERVFIAPSCSLLHSPFDLDSEKNEEILSPDIKQWMAFAKQKVYEIVSLKKLASGNANYPALQQFAENKKAVDTRKTSPLIHNQQVKDRVDLTTDDDAQRNSPFSRRKEDQQKVLQLPLFPTTTIGSFPQTQEVRAWRSKFKKGELTAEQYDDLLKKETERTIRWQEKIGIDVLVHGEFERNDMVEYFGEQLDGFAFTQNGWVQSYGSRCVKPPVIYGDVHRPHPMTVYWSQYAQSLTDQWVKGMLTGPVTILQWSFVRDDQPRSVTCKQIALAIRDEVNDLEKAGIRIIQIDEPAIREGLPLRKAEWQEYLKWAVESFRISASGVEDTTQIHTHMCYSEFNDIIQNIADMDADVITIECSRSQMELLQAFADFKYPNEIGPGVYDIHSPRVPSKEEMLDLLKKAQAVIPAQQLWVNPDCGLKTRHWDETEKALIAMVEAAKEAAEAFDNERNLVS encoded by the coding sequence TCCGCGCATTGGTAGCAAAAGAGAACTCAAAAAAGCCTGCGAGCAGTATTGGTCGGGCAAAACATCATTAACTGAATTACTGAAAGTTGGTAACACCATCAGCCAGCAAAACTGGAAACTGCAGCAGGAAGCGGGGATTGATCTTATTCCCTGCAACGATTTTTCGTTTTATGATCAGGTATTGGATATGATCCTGACATTGGGAGCCATCCCTGAACGTTATCTGGAAATTGCCTCTCAAAAAGCTGAACTTGATCTTTATTTTGCCATGGCCAGAGGCTATCAGAAAGACGGGCTGGACATTACAGCAATGGAAATGACGAAATGGTTTGATACAAATTACCATTACATTGTCCCTGAATTCCAGAAGAACCAGCAGTTCAGCTTATTTTCCCAAAAGATCATCAATGAATTCATTAGTGCAAAACAAGCCGGAGTGAATGCAAAACCGGTAATTATTGGTCCCCTTACCTATCTTTTACTTGGAAAAGAAAAAGAGGAAGGATTTGATAAACTGGACCTGATCGGGAATCTGCTTCCGGTATATATTGAAATTTTAAAAGATCTCCAAAGCCATGGTGCAGAATGGATACAGTTTGACGAGCCATTTTTAGGATTAGATCTCAGCAAAAAGGCAAAAGAAACTTATCAATCCGTTTATAAGGAACTCAGAAGAGAATTTCCAGATCTTAAATTTATTATTGCCACTTATTTTGAAGGTTTAAAAGACAATCTCTCGCTGGCTACTTCCCTTCCAGCCGATGTTTTGCATATTGATCTGGTAAGATGTCCGGAACAGCTGGATGAAATTTTGAATATTATTCCCCAAACACTGAGTCTTTCTCTAGGAATCGTAGACGGAAGAAACATCTGGAAAAATGATTTTGAAAAATCATTGAACTTCATTGAGAAAGCAGTCAATGCTATCGGTTCTGAAAGGGTTTTCATTGCCCCTTCATGTTCCCTGCTTCACTCCCCTTTTGATCTGGATTCAGAGAAGAATGAAGAGATCCTTTCTCCTGATATCAAGCAATGGATGGCGTTTGCCAAACAAAAGGTCTACGAAATTGTTTCTTTAAAAAAGCTGGCCTCTGGAAATGCAAATTATCCGGCTTTACAACAATTCGCTGAAAATAAAAAAGCGGTTGATACCCGGAAAACTTCACCGTTGATCCACAACCAACAGGTAAAAGACCGGGTAGATTTGACAACTGATGATGATGCACAAAGGAATAGCCCCTTCAGCAGAAGAAAAGAAGATCAGCAGAAAGTTCTGCAGCTCCCACTATTCCCGACTACAACCATCGGTTCTTTTCCACAGACTCAGGAAGTGAGAGCCTGGAGATCAAAATTCAAGAAAGGGGAACTTACCGCTGAACAGTATGATGATCTGCTTAAAAAAGAAACGGAAAGAACAATCCGTTGGCAGGAAAAGATAGGGATTGATGTATTGGTTCACGGTGAATTTGAACGTAATGATATGGTGGAATATTTTGGTGAGCAGCTTGACGGATTTGCCTTCACTCAAAACGGTTGGGTACAAAGCTACGGAAGCCGCTGTGTGAAGCCTCCAGTGATCTATGGAGACGTTCACCGTCCGCATCCGATGACGGTTTACTGGTCTCAATATGCACAGTCTTTAACGGATCAATGGGTGAAAGGAATGCTTACTGGCCCGGTAACTATTTTGCAATGGTCATTTGTACGTGACGATCAGCCCCGTTCTGTAACCTGCAAACAGATTGCATTGGCCATCCGTGATGAAGTGAACGACCTGGAAAAGGCAGGAATCAGAATTATCCAGATTGATGAACCGGCCATCAGGGAAGGTCTTCCGCTCAGGAAAGCCGAATGGCAGGAATATCTGAAATGGGCTGTGGAGTCTTTCAGGATTTCAGCTTCCGGTGTGGAAGACACTACCCAAATCCATACCCATATGTGTTATTCCGAATTCAATGATATTATCCAGAACATTGCCGATATGGATGCAGATGTGATCACCATAGAGTGTTCCCGAAGCCAAATGGAACTGCTTCAGGCTTTTGCAGATTTCAAATATCCGAATGAGATCGGTCCGGGAGTCTATGATATTCATTCTCCAAGGGTTCCTTCCAAAGAAGAAATGCTTGATCTCCTGAAGAAAGCACAGGCGGTAATTCCTGCACAGCAGCTTTGGGTAAATCCTGATTGCGGATTGAAAACCAGGCATTGGGATGAAACGGAGAAAGCCCTGATTGCCATGGTGGAAGCAGCAAAAGAAGCCGCTGAGGCCTTTGATAACGAAAGAAACTTAGTCAGTTAA